The Candidatus Bathyarchaeia archaeon DNA window AATTTTTAGCAAGTTGCCTCCTTCGCTCACAACTTTTATTTCTAGGTTTGTAAGCCGGCATGTGAGGTTTAGTTTGCCACTCTCTTGAATAGTGAATGAGGATTCGCCAACCCTAACCTTTTTGAAGTATGCTAAGGATTCATATTCGCCCCTTTCCAGTTCAATAGTTGACACACCATCGGCATTACTCGTAACATTATAGGTGACGTTAGCCCATCTATCGAAAACTCTAATGAGAACATTTGGTACGGGTTCTCCAGCGAGGTTCCTTGGAATAATCTCTGTTCTGAATCCTGGAACCGCAAAAATCTGGAAGTCACTGACCTTTTTGGTTCCTGGTTTTGGTGTTATGCTTATGCGGTAGTTTCCGACAAGCACGTGATTTGGAACTGTCCAATTTGCTTCAACAATACCGTTTAGAACGGTGCAGTTAAAGCGGTCAACGGTTTTATTTTCAAAAGTGATGGTTATCGTCACGTTTTCGCCATTGAAAGGCGAGTAGTTGACAGCCCTAATTTTGATGGTGTCTCCCCTATGGTATTCCGCTTGGTCTGTAAGTCCTATGAAAAACGTGTCAGAAGCTAGGGTTCCGTTAAAACTAACCAGGTAGGTCCCAGCATAGTTTGTGTGGGCGCCCCCCACAAAATTTTCTGGATACTTGAGTGATGCGGTGGCTTCTCCGGTGCTCGTCGTGTTTAAATGAACAAGCGACCAGTAGGTTTCGTTTGCTGGTGTTTTAACGGTGATGTTGGCGGCGTAAACGGTATTTGTCCTTCCGCCTGTTATGTTGGTGGAAATGGTGATGGCCGTTTCACCCTCTTGGAATTGTCTAGGATAGGGTGGTTTGGCAACTTTGACAATGTAGCCTGTTTCAATATAGAACCACGATGTGGCATTGGCGTTTGCGGTAATATCATGTAGGGCTAGTGTATAATTTCCTGTTGGAAGGGAGGGAACCCTAAAAGTGCAGTTAACATTGTTTCCGGAAGCGGTTCCACTTGCAACATTGACGCTGCCAAGAAATACCAGATACTCGCCATTTGTAGTATTTATTTTTCCAACTAAGGAAACTGTATCTCCAACCTTTCCAGTTTTTGGCGAAACGGATGTTATTTCAACGTTTACTGCATGAACTTGTGGGATAATTAATTGAAGGAACGCTGACAAAATGAGTATGGCTACTAATGCGTCCACAGCTACGGTTTTTTTATTCAATTTTGCCGCGCTCCAATTGCCTCGTATTTGTTCGTGATGTGAACATTTACTATCATTGGAGTGTTTTAAACTTTACCTTTTGGAATTATTTGAACCGTAAACCTTTTAGAGAAACATCATCCAAAAACGTGAACGCCCGGAGGTTGGTTAATGATTGACGAAATTCTAAGCTTGGTTAAGAAGCATGAGAAGTGGCGTGGAAGGGAATGCCTAAACCTTATCCCCTCTGAAAACGTTATGAGCCAGGCTGTGCGCAGCCTCTTAGCCTCGGAGCTTGGACATCGTTATACGGCTAGAGACCGCTTCTACATGGGCACAAGATTCATCGACGAAATCGAACATTATGGAGAAGAGTTAGCGAAAGAGGTTTTTAGAGCTGAAACTGCTGATCTTCGTCCACTCTCCGGACACATTGCGGACCTAATTTTCTTGGCGTGTTTCACAAGGCCTGGAGATACGCTTATGTGCATCTCACCGGAGGATGGGGGATACCCGGGCTTGTGGAATGATGGGTTGTCTGGACTTTTAGGTTTGAAGGTTTCCCCCCTACCGTTTTCCAAGGAGAACATGAAAGTTGACATGGAGAAGGCTGTGGAAGCTATCAATAAAGTGAAGCCAAAAGTCCTGATTTTGGGGGCCAGCTTAATCCTATTTCCCCATCCGGTTAAAGAGTTGGCTGATGTTGCCCATGAAAACGGGGCAGTCGTAGGGTTTGACGGTTCTCACGTGTTGGGACTTATCGCCGGAAAAAAGTTTCAAGACCCACTGAGGGAGGGGGCTGATGCGCTCTTTGGTTCGACGCATAAGTCCTTTTTTGGCCCTCAAGGTGGCATCCTTCTGGCGGATAGAGAGCATGGCGAATTGATGAAGGCCAAAATTTATCCAAGGTTTGTGGATAACGCTCATTGGAACCGTATAGCCGCCTTAACTTTGGCCTTGGCTGAAATGAAGAGTTTTGGCGGGGAATATGCTGAACAGGTGGTTCGCAACGCTAGAGCTTTGGCCAAGGCGCTTCATGAACACGGTTTTCCAGTAAAATGTTCAAGGCTTGGTTTTACGGAATCCAATCAAGTCATAATGGACTTTGGAGGCTACGAGCGTGGCAGGCGTGTGGCCGAGAAACTTCAAGAGGCCAACATAATTGTTGATTGTGTTGTAAGGGTTGGAACATGTGAGGTCACGAGGCGAGGTATGAAAGAGAGGGAGATGGCGGAAATCGCCGATTTTATGAAAAGGGTGGTGTTTGATGGGGAGAACCCAGAAAGCGTCAAGAGGGATGTTGTGAGGCT harbors:
- a CDS encoding aminotransferase class V-fold PLP-dependent enzyme, with amino-acid sequence MIDEILSLVKKHEKWRGRECLNLIPSENVMSQAVRSLLASELGHRYTARDRFYMGTRFIDEIEHYGEELAKEVFRAETADLRPLSGHIADLIFLACFTRPGDTLMCISPEDGGYPGLWNDGLSGLLGLKVSPLPFSKENMKVDMEKAVEAINKVKPKVLILGASLILFPHPVKELADVAHENGAVVGFDGSHVLGLIAGKKFQDPLREGADALFGSTHKSFFGPQGGILLADREHGELMKAKIYPRFVDNAHWNRIAALTLALAEMKSFGGEYAEQVVRNARALAKALHEHGFPVKCSRLGFTESNQVIMDFGGYERGRRVAEKLQEANIIVDCVVRVGTCEVTRRGMKEREMAEIADFMKRVVFDGENPESVKRDVVRLCLDFQEIEYCFK
- a CDS encoding carboxypeptidase-like regulatory domain-containing protein, yielding MNKKTVAVDALVAILILSAFLQLIIPQVHAVNVEITSVSPKTGKVGDTVSLVGKINTTNGEYLVFLGSVNVASGTASGNNVNCTFRVPSLPTGNYTLALHDITANANATSWFYIETGYIVKVAKPPYPRQFQEGETAITISTNITGGRTNTVYAANITVKTPANETYWSLVHLNTTSTGEATASLKYPENFVGGAHTNYAGTYLVSFNGTLASDTFFIGLTDQAEYHRGDTIKIRAVNYSPFNGENVTITITFENKTVDRFNCTVLNGIVEANWTVPNHVLVGNYRISITPKPGTKKVSDFQIFAVPGFRTEIIPRNLAGEPVPNVLIRVFDRWANVTYNVTSNADGVSTIELERGEYESLAYFKKVRVGESSFTIQESGKLNLTCRLTNLEIKVVSEGGNLLKIPFVALNLSITYSTNLDGGKTEKETIVSQTSVDGSVQLKSLIVNASYKIAASRYGRVFNPSNDTISELKPIGWNHVTIICPIKPLQISVVDAKDAPISNALVEIQETMGGIRYTSYTNQNGQVTFNCVIGVYLIKVHSGGVLLNATTTELFEEKNLTLRCCLYSLPICIKVVDYFGQPIPNVDVILERNGVQISSKRTESDGIASFMETGGTLTIKVYLTGQNQPALTLTCSILEARDETNPIVVKVGRYVFLAGFLLETAWFATIFLIVILAAIFLAIEVLKLRKHR